One Mycolicibacterium sp. ND9-15 genomic window, TCCGGCCGCCGCGACGCCGTCACCGAGTCCCACGCAGGCACGTCGGGTAGCGGCGCGAGTTCGGGCGGGGGAGGCGGCGGATCCGGCTGGTCCGCGAGCACCTTCAACGAGCGGTCCAGCGTCGCGCGCACCGCATCGAGCGGGACGACGCCGTCGATCACGCCGTGCCGGTGCAGGTTCTCGGCGGTCTGGATCCCCTCCGCAAACGGCTCTCCGTAGAGGTGCTCGTACACCCGCGGCCCGAGGAAACCGACCAGCGCGCCCGGTTCGGCCCCCGTCACGTGCCCCAGCGATCCCCAGGACGCGAACACCCCGCCCGTCGTGGGGTGCCGCAGATACACCAGGTACGGCAGATGTGCGCGCTTGTGCAGCTCGACGGCCGCGGCGATCTTGACCATCTGCAGGAACGCGACCGTGCCCTCCTGCATCCGGGTGCCGCCCGAACTCGGCGACGCCAACAGCGGCAGCCGCTCGGCGGTCGCCCGCTGCACCGCGGCCGTGATCCGCTCGGCCGCCGCGACCCCGATGGAGCCGGCCAGGAAGTCGAACTCGCAGGCCACCAGCGCGACGCGGCGGCCGAACACCGTCCCCTCACCGGTCAGCACCGACTCGTCCACGCCGCTGGCGGCCGCCGCGGTCGCCAGCTCCCGGCGGTAGGACGCGTCGGCGGTGACATCGAGGGGCGTGGCGTCCCAGCTGACGTACGAGCCGGCGTCGAGCACCGCCTCGCGCAGCTGTACCGCCCCGATCCGGCTCACCCGGTGAGGTTAACCCGGGCCGGTACGGCACGCTTCGGTCGATTAGGCGCCCGAGACCGACGTTCTGGCTGGTATCCGGCCGTCGAATCGACCATTGCGTCGGTTTCGAGAGCGGTGGCAGCGTAGCTATGGGCGCGTGCGTCCAAACGAGGCTCGCTAGGCTTGCGCACATGATTGGTGTCACCCGCGACGGCCACGTGATGACCCTGGAGATGCAGCGCGCCGAGCGCCGCAATGCCCTGAACGTCGAGTTGGTCGACGGTTTGCGCGAGGCGGTCGAGAAGGCCGCCGCCGAGGATGTCCGCGCGATCGTGCTCACCGGCGCGGGCCACGTCTTCAGCGCGGGCGCCGACCTGTCGGACCCCTCAGGAGTGGCCGAGCAACTGCCCGACAAGGCTAAGGAACTGAACTTCGCGATCGACAGAGCGCCGGTGCCGGTCATCGGCGCGATCAACGGTCCCGCGATCGGGGCGGGTGTCATCCTCTCCATGATCTGCGACCTGCGCGTCGTCGCACCCGACGCCTACTTCCAGTTCCCCGTGGCGAAATACGGCTTGGCGCTTGACAACTGGAGCATCCGGCGGCTGACCTCGCTGGTGGGGGCGGGCCGGGCGCGGGGCATGCTGCTGGCCGCGGAGCGCCTCACCGCCGACGTCGCGCTGCAGACCGGGATGGCCAACCGCATCGGCACACTCGCCGACGCCCAGGCGTGGGCCGCTGAGATCGCCGGGTTCGCGCCGCTGGCGCTGCAGCACGCCAAGCGAGTGCTCAACGACGACGGCGCCTACGAGGACGCCTGGCCCGAGCACCAGGAGTTGTTCGACAAGGCGTGGGCCAGCCAGGACGTCATCGAGGCACAGGTCGCGCGCATCGAGAAACGCCCACCGAGGTTCCAGGGCGCCTGATGATCCGGGCAGCCCTGCGTCTCGGCTTCGGCACGGCCTCGCTGCTGGCCGGTGGCTGGCTGGTGCGCGCCCTGCACGGCGCGCCGGCGGCGCTGGGCGCCGGGCCCGCGGAGATCGAACCCGTGGCACGGCGCTCGTCGAACTACCGCGAGGGCGTGTTCGTCAACATCGAACCGGCATCGATGCTGAGCATCGACCAGGAGCAACAGCGACTGCTGGTGCGCGAGTTGATCGGATCCCGCAACGCCGCCAGGCCGGGCGGAACGATCCCCGTCGTCACACCGTCTTCCACCGAACCCGCCTCGACGCGGTTGTCGGCATGCTGGTTCGGCCACTCGTCGGCGCTCGTCGAACTCGACGGCTACCGCGTGCTGGCCGACCCCGTGTGGAGCCGCCGGTGCTCGCCGTCGGCGACCGTCGGCCCCGAGCGCATGCACGAGGTGCCCGCACCGCTCGAGTCGCTGGCCGCCGTCGATGCCATCGTGATCAGCCACGACCACTACGACCACCTCGACATGGAGACGATCGCCGGCCTCGCGCGGACCCAGCGCGCACCGTTCGTCGTCCCGCTCGGCATCGGCGCCCACCTGCGCAAGTGGGGGATCCCGGAGAGCCGCATCGTCGAGCTCGACTGGTTCGAGGGCCACACGATCGGTGAGCTCACCTTGATATGCACCCCGGCGCGGCACTTCTCCGGTCGCGCGTTCTCCCGCAACACCACGCTGTGGGCGTCCTGGGTGATCATCGGGCCCCGGCACCGCGCCTTCTTCGGCGGCGACACCGGGTACACCAAGAGCTTCGCCCAGATCGGGATGGATCACGGACCGTTCGACCTGACGCTGCTGCCCGTCGGCGCCTACCATCCCGCCTGGCCCGACATCCACATGAACCCCGAGGAGGCGGTGCGCGCGCACCTCGACGTCGCCGAGGCGGACCGGGGACTTCTGGTGCCGATCCACTGGGCCACCTTTCGGCTCGCCCCACACCCGTGGGCGGAACCGGTGGAGCGGCTGTTGCGGGCCGCCGACGCGGAGAAGGTGCAGCTTGCGGTGCCCAAGCCGGGTCAGCGGGTGGCGACGGACGCGGCGCCGCCGCTGGATCCATGGTGGCGGTTCTAGCTCCTGGGGCCGGCCACTCGCGGTTCGCGTGCAACAACCGCCCGTTCGGCGGTTACGGTTCAGGTCATGAACGCACTGGCGAGGGTGGCCGTCGCGGGACTGCTGCTCGTCGCGGGTTGCGGAGCGGAGCCACCCGAACCCGCTCCGCCCGCCTCGCCCACCGCGCAGCCCGACGCTCCGCCACCGCTGGTGCCCGCGATGCCGCTGCCCCAGAACGCGGTCGACAACGCGGTGGCGAAACTCGACGGCATCGCCCAGGACCTCATGAAGAAGTCGGGCATCCCCGGGATGGCGGTGGCCGTCGTCCATGCTGGAAAGACCGTGTACGCCAAAGGCTTCGGCGTGCGCGACGTCAAGACCCGAGAGAAGGTCGACCCCGATACCGTCTTCCAGCTCGCGTCGGTGTCGAAATCGCTGGCGGCGACGGTCGTCGCACACCAGGTCGGGGTGAACGCGGTGCAGTGGGACACCCCGATCGTGTCCGAGCTGCCGTGGTTCGCGCTGTCCGACCCGTTCACCACCCGGATGGTGAGCGTCGGCGACATGATGTCGCACCGTTCCGGGCTGCCCGACCACGCCGGTGACATGCTCGAAGACCTCGGCTACGACCGCAGGCAGGTGCTCGACCGGCTCCGCCAGCTTCCCCTGGACCCGTTCCGAATCTCCTACGCATACACGAACTTCGGCTTCACCGCCGGAGCCGAGGCGGTCGCGGTCAACGCGGGCAAACCGTGGGAGGTGCTCGCCGACGAGGTGCTGTTCGACCCGCTCGCCATGGACGCGACGAGCTACCGGTTCACCGACTACGAGGCCGCGACGAACCGCGCCGTCGGCCATATCCACGTCGACGGGCGCTACGAACCCTCCTATGTGCGCGACGCCGACGCGGAAGCGCCCGCGGGCGGAGCGAGTTCGTCGGTCAACGACATGACACGCTGGCTGGCCATGGTGCTGGCCGACGGCACACATGACGGTAGGTCGATCGTCGACCCGAAGGCGCTGCTGCCCGCGCTCACGCCGCAGATCGTGTCGAGTCCGGCGACGGAACCCGCGATGCGGTCCGGCTTCTACGGATTCGGCTTCAACGTCTCGGCTTCGTCGGCGGCCCGCATGGAGATCAGCCACTCGGGCGCGTTCCAACTCGGCGCCGGAACGAACTTCGTGATCCTGCCGTCGGCCGACGTGGCGATCGTCGCGCTCACCAACGCCACGCCCTCGGGGGTGCCCGAGGCGTTGACCGCCGAGTTCGCCGATCTCGTGCAGTTCGGCGAGGTGCGCGAGGACTGGTACGGCCTCTACAGCGGGGTCTTCGCCAAGATGGACAAGCCCGTCGGGTCCTTGGTCGGCAAGCAGCCGCCGGCCAATGCCGCGCCGCCGGCGCCGTTGGCGTCGTACGTCGGTACCTATGGCAACGACTACTGGGGACCCGCCCGGGTCACCGAACGTGGCGGCCGGCTCCGGCTGGCGCTGGGCTCCAAGCTCGACGTGCCGCTCACCCATTGGTCAGGCAACACTTTCACGTTCGAGTTCGTCAACGAGAACGCCCCTCCGGGAACGGTATCCACCGCAGTGTTCGATTCAGTCGACGGCAACAAGCTCACCCTCGAGTACTACGACACGTTCAAGAAGGGGACGTTCGTCAAGTGACCACCGCACCCGAAGTTCAGGCCGTCGGGCTGACCGACGCCGAGGTCGCGCAACGCATCGCCGAAGGCAAGACCAACGACGTACCGACGCGGGCGGCGCGCAGCGTATCCGAGATCGTCCGGTCCAACGTCTTCACCCGCATCAACGCGATTCTCGGCGTCCTGCTGGTCATCGTGTTGTCCACCGGATCGGTGATCAACGGGGCGTTCGGACTGCTGATCATCGCCAACAGCGGGATCGGCATCATCCAGGAGTTGCGCGCCAAGCGGACACTGGACAAGCTCGCGATCGTCGGGCAGGCGAAACCGTTGGTGCGCAGGCAGTCCGGCACGAAAGCCGTGAGCCCCAGCGACGTCGTGCTCGACGACATCATCGAACTCGGGCCCGGCGACCAGATCGTGGTCGACGGTGCGGTGGTCGAAGAGGCCAACCTCGAAGTCGACGAGTCGCTGCTCACCGGGGAAGCCGACCCGATCGCGAAAGACCCTGGCGACCAAGTGATGTCGGGCAGCTTCGTGGTCGCCGGCACCGGCGCCTACCGCGCCACCAAGGTCGGCCGCGAGGCGTACGCCGCCAAGCTCGCCGAAGAGGCCAGCAAGTTCACCCTGGTGGACTCCGAACTTCGCAGCGGTATCAACAAGATTCTGCAGTTCATCACGTACCTGTTGATTCCGGCCGGGCTGCTGACCATCTACACCCAGTTGTTCACCACGGAGGCCGGCTGGCGGCGTTCGGTCCTGGCTATGGTTGGGGCACTGGTTCCGATGGTGCCCGAAGGGCTGGTGCTGATGACGTCGATCGCGTTCGCGGTGGGCGTGATTCGGTTGGGCCGCAGGCAGTGTCTGGTCAACGAACTTCCCGCCATCGAAGGCCTGGCCCGCGTCGACGTGGTTTGCGCCGACAAGACCGGCACCCTGACCGAAAACGGGATGCGCGTTTCGGGTCTCGAGAAGCTGGACGAGTCCGACGTCGGGAACATACTGGCGCAGCTCGCCGCCGACGACGCCCGACCGAACGCGAGCATGCAGGCCATCGCCGAGGCCTACAAGATGGCTCCCGACTGGTCGGCCGCGGCCATCGCGCCGTTCAAGTCGGCCACCAAATGGAGCGGTGCCTCGTACGGCGAGCACGGCAACTGGGTCATCGGTGCGCCCGACGTGCTGCTCGAGCGGGGCTCCCCCACAGCGGACCAGGCCGAGCAGATCGGCGCGCGCGGGCTACGGGTACTGCTGCTCGGGGCCAGCGACCTGCCCGTCGACCACCCCGACGCACCCGGTCGCGTCACACCCGCCGCGCTGGTCGTGCTCGAGCAGCGGATCCGCCCGGATGCTCGTGACACCCTCGATTACTTTGCCTCACAGCGGGTGTCGATCAAGGTCATCTCCGGTGACAACGCCGTTTCGGTGGGGGCGGTGGCCGGTTCGCTGGGGCTGCACGGTGAGTGCATGGACGCCAGGAACCTGCCGGAGTCCACCGACGAGCTGGCCGATGAGCTCGAGTCGCACACCACGTTCGGCCGGGTCCGCCCCGACCAGAAGCGGGCCATGGTCCACGCCCTGCAGTCGCGCGGGCACACGGTCGCGATGACCGGCGACGGGGTCAACGACGTGCTTGCGCTGAAGGACGCCGACATCGGTGTCGCGATGGGCTCGGGTAGCTCGGCTACGCGGGCGGTGGCGCAGATCGTGCTGCTGGACAACAAGTTTGCGACGCTGCCGTACGTCGTCGGCGAGGGCCGCAGGGTGATCGGCAACATCGAACGCGTCTCGAACCTTTTCCTGACCAAGACCGTGTACTCGGTGCTGCTGGCGGTCCTGGTGGGCCTAGCGGGCCTGGCATCCAGATTCTTCGGCACCGACCCGCTGCTGTTCCCGTTCCAGCCGATCCACGTCACGATCGCGGCGTGGTTCACGATTGGTATCCCGGCGTTCATCTTGTCGCTGGCGCCGAACAACGAGCGAGCGCATCGCGGGTTCGTGCGCCGCGTGATGACGGCGGCCCTGCCGTCGGGGATGGTGATCGGCATCGCGACGTTCACCACCTACCTGGCCGCCTATCAGGGGCGAGAGGCGGCGCCGGAGGAGCAGACGCAGGCGTCGACCGCGGCGCTGATCACCCTGCTGGTCGCCGCGATCTGGGTGCTCGCCGTGGTGGCGCGGCCCTACCAGTGGTGGCGCGTGGGGCTGGTCGCGGTCTCGGGCCTGGCCTACGTCGTGATCTTCTCCATTCCGCTGGCGCAGGAGTTGTTCATGCTGGACATCTCCAACGTCAAGACGACGTCGATCGCGCTGGTGATCGGGGTGGTGGCCGCGGCCGCGATCGAGGTGATCTGGTGGGTGCAGGGAATGGTCCTGGGAGAGCGTCGACGCCTGTGGCGGGCCGAGTAGGGTGGGTCCATGGCGTTCCTCGACAAGGTGAAGAATCTGCTGGCCCGCAACGCCGACAAGGTGGACACCGCCATCGATAAGGCCGGTGACATCGTCGACCAGAAGACCCAGGGTAAGTACACCCAACACGTCGACAAGGTGCAGGACGCGGCAAAGAAGTACGTCGACAAGAGCAATCCGCATAACCCTCAGTAGTCAGATGGCCAAGCTCTCCGTTTCCGTCGACGTTCCGTTGCCGCCGGAGCAGGCTTGGGCGTGCGCGTCGGACCTGCCGCGCTACAAGGAATGGCTGAGCATACACCGGGTGTGGCGGTCGAAGCCGCCCGAGACGCTGGAGAAGGGCACCACGCTCGAGTCCATCGTCGAGGTCAAAGGCATGCCGAACCGGATCAGGTGGACCATCGTGCACTACCGGCCGCCGGACGCGATGACGCTCAACGGCGACGGCAAGGGCGGCGTCAAGGTGAAGTTGATCGGCAAGGTGAAACCGTCTGAGGTAGAACCTGCCGGGTCGACGGTGACGTTCGACGTCCATCTCGGCGGGCCCGCGCTGTTCGGTCCCATCGGCATGCTGGTCGCCGGCGCGCTCAGGAGCGATATCCAGGAGTCGCTCGAGCGCTTCAAGACCGTGTTCGCCTAATGGGAGTCGATCGGCGAGCCTCGAATGAATAGTGATTCGGTGCGGCGACGCTGATTATCGAGCCGCTGGTCGGTGAGCACTGCGTTCGCCTGGAGTGCTGTTCGACTCCTATGACTAGATCGTGCCCCGACCGGTTCGGTGAGGTCGCTTATAGCGCTGATGGGGTGTCGTGCCGTGCGTGAGCACTGATCCATTAGGTCGCCGCCGAGTGTCCTCGGGCTCACATCTGAATCAACGACGAGCGCAGGAGGTGGACACTGATGATCTTCGTCGGCGACGACTGGGCCGAAGACCATCACGACGTGTATCTGATGGACGAGACAGGCCAACACTTGGCGGCCCGGCGATTACCCGAGGGCCTGGCCGGTATCCGGGCCCTGCATGAGCTGATCGCCGCGCACGCCGAGGAGCCAAACCAGGTGCTGGTCGGCATCGAAACCGATCGGGGCCTGTGGGTCTCGGCGTTGGCCGCGGCCGGCTATCAGGTGTGGGCGATCAACCCGATGGCGGCCGCCCGCTACCGCGATCGGCATCACGTGTCGGGGGCGAAGTCCGATGCCGCTGATGCCAAGCTGTTGGCCGATCTGGTCCGCACTGACCGGCACAATCACCGACTGATCGCCGGCGACAGCCCGCAGGCTGAGGCGATCAAGGTGCTGGCCCGTTCTCATCAAAGCTTGATCTGGGCACGCACCCGGCATGCCAACATGCTGCGCAGCGGGCTGCGGGAGTACTACCCCGCTGCGCTGGAGGCCTTCGATTCGCTCACCGACAGCGACGCACTGGCCATCCTGGGACGTGCTCCAACACCTGACCAGGGCGCTCGACTGAGCGTGGCCAAGATCGGATCGGCACTCAAAGCTTCTGGACGGCAACGCAACATCGAGTCACGCGCCACCGAGATACAAGCCGTGCTGCGCCGTGAGCATCTCACTGCACCGCCCGCGGTCACAGCCGCGTTCGGGGCCACCACGACCGCGGCGGTGCACGTCATTGCCGCGCTGAACACTCAGATCACCGACCTCGAAACCGCGCTGGCCGACCATTTTGAGACGCACCCGGACGCCGACATCTACCGCTCCCTGCCAGGACTTGGTGTTGTGCTCGGCGCCCGGGTGCTCGGTGAGTTCGGGGACGACCCGAACCGGTTCACCACGGCCAAGTGTCGCAAGAACTACGCGGGAACATCACCGTTGACCATCGCGTCGGGTCGAAAACGTGCCGTGCTGGCCCGCCACATCCGCAACAAACGCCTCTACGACGCAGTCGATCAATGGGCGTTTTGCACGCTGACCCGAAGCGTCGGCGCTCGTGCCTACTACGACGAACACCGCGCCAACGGCGACACCCACCACCAAGCACTACGCGCACTCGGAAACCGCCTCGTCGGCATCCTCCACGGCTGCCTACGCCACCACACCCGCTACGACGAACACAAAGCCTGGGCACACAGACAAGCCGCCGCCGCTTGACCCGCTACACACCTGGGGTATCTAATCTTTCGCCGAGATCTACACCAGAACTGTGGAATTGCAGCGAGCGCGACCCTCACGCAGAAATCGCGGGTCTGCCACCGGCGCGACGCCCGTCGGGTCTCATCGGTAATACGCTTGGTGTTATGGCCACAGTGACGGTTCGGGATTTGCTCGACGGCGGGGAGGAATTGCTGCGGCGCGTAGAACATGGCGAATCTGTCGTGGTAACACGTGACGGTACACCGGTAGCCGAACTCCGCCCACTGCGTCGCCCCAGCGTCAGCCCGGTTGAACTCGTGCGTCGCCGCAAGAATTTACCGCGGGTCAACCCGGATGCCGTGAGGCGCGACATCGATAACGCAATCGATCAGTCGCTGTGACGAACACGAGACGGAGTCAACTCCCGTGGTCAGAAGGGTGGGGGTTCGTAGTTGGCGGCGAGCCAGGCTTGGCGTTGGCGTTCTTCTTCAGCGATCAGTTCGGCGCGCTGACGGCGTTCGGCCTTGATCCGGTCGCGAAGGTCGTCTTCCCGGGTCTGTTTACGGCGAGGCATCATCACGGACCGGTCAGCACCTTTGTCGGGTGCGATATCGGCTGGGATCTCGAGCTCACCCGTCGACTGCCCGAGCGCCGGGAACATGCCTGCGCCATGAGGCTCGCTTCGCCACAGGTGTCCGGTCGGAGCGATCAACTCGATTGTGCCGTCGGGCAATTGCCGATCGGTCCAGCCGCCGACTCCACAGAAGAAAGTCTTGACCAAATGGTGCGTACGGCAGTAATGCTTGGCGTTGGACGGATGTGTCTTCCCTAGCGGCCACGGCGTCGTGTGGTCGACGTCGCAGCGCTCCACCGGTTTGTCGCATCCGGGCCATCGGCACGTCAGGTCCCGCCACTGCAGAAAGTCCCGCAACGCCACGCTGGGACGGTAGCCGGCTTCGGCCTTGGCTTCTGTGCCCGGCAGCCTCACCGGTTTCGCTGTCGCGTCCTTGGCCAGATTCCGAACCGACTCGGCCGGCAGCACTCCAAAACCCTTCAAGTAGCCGGGCTTGTCACTGGTTCCATCGAGGGTACCCAGTTCGGCCAGCACGTGGATTACCGCTGTCTCCGCAGCCGCGCGCTCCGCAGTCGCCGGGCAATCGTCCAGCCCGCATTCGCAGGGCAGGGTGGCCTCCCCGCGAGCCAGCGGTCCACATGCGTCAGCACGACGCTGCCCTTTGGTGCGCGGATCGTTCTCGCATACGGTGTCAGCTAGAGCATCAAGCCGGTTATCAAGCGCCGCACCGTCGGTGGCACGGAGATTACCCGAAAGCCACGCCATACCCGGAGCGCCCGGATCGACATCGATATGGCGGTTGTTCTCGACTCGTTTGGGAACCCGCACTGCTTCGGGGTCGAATCGCGTCACGAACATGTCGATGCGGTCGACGAGTTTGGGGCCCGAGAGCTTCATCCACTTTTCAGCCTTGGCGGCCAAAGCCTGGTCGAGTTCGGCCATGACGTCGGGTTCGACATTCTCGGTGCGAGACATGATGGTCGCCACTACCCGGTAATCGATCCACCCGCGTCGAAACACCTCCGCCACCCGGGGAAGCCGCTCGCGCAACACCTTTGCCACCCGAACCTGACCCAGTGCCCGGGCATGACTGATGTTCTGTACCGGTGATATCTCTGCCGCCACGGCGACGGGAACGTCGGTGAAGAAGAACTTCGCCTCCTCATACTCCCTAGCCCGCCGGGCGTACAGTTCAGCGACCAGCGCCAGCCTGCGCCCCATCGCCGCAGACTCCTCGCGAGCCTCCTCACCCATAAAGGTGATCAACTCCGCATCCGAGGTGTCATCGAACATGCTTCGAC contains:
- a CDS encoding carboxyl transferase domain-containing protein, whose protein sequence is MSRIGAVQLREAVLDAGSYVSWDATPLDVTADASYRRELATAAAASGVDESVLTGEGTVFGRRVALVACEFDFLAGSIGVAAAERITAAVQRATAERLPLLASPSSGGTRMQEGTVAFLQMVKIAAAVELHKRAHLPYLVYLRHPTTGGVFASWGSLGHVTGAEPGALVGFLGPRVYEHLYGEPFAEGIQTAENLHRHGVIDGVVPLDAVRATLDRSLKVLADQPDPPPPPPELAPLPDVPAWDSVTASRRPDRPGVGYLLRHGTTERVLLSGTGQGEAATTLLALARFGGQPAVVLGQQRLVGGMVGPAALREARRGMALAEGLRLPLVLVIDTAGPALTVEAEQGGLASEIARCLAELVTLDTPTVSVLLGQGSGGPALAMVPADRVLAALHGWLAPLPPEGASAIVFRDLDHAAELAAAQGIRSTDLLRDGIVDVVVPEHPDAADEPMQFTQRLSAVVANELHLLRSVPGDDRLAARLARYRRIGL
- a CDS encoding enoyl-CoA hydratase: MIGVTRDGHVMTLEMQRAERRNALNVELVDGLREAVEKAAAEDVRAIVLTGAGHVFSAGADLSDPSGVAEQLPDKAKELNFAIDRAPVPVIGAINGPAIGAGVILSMICDLRVVAPDAYFQFPVAKYGLALDNWSIRRLTSLVGAGRARGMLLAAERLTADVALQTGMANRIGTLADAQAWAAEIAGFAPLALQHAKRVLNDDGAYEDAWPEHQELFDKAWASQDVIEAQVARIEKRPPRFQGA
- a CDS encoding MBL fold metallo-hydrolase; protein product: MIRAALRLGFGTASLLAGGWLVRALHGAPAALGAGPAEIEPVARRSSNYREGVFVNIEPASMLSIDQEQQRLLVRELIGSRNAARPGGTIPVVTPSSTEPASTRLSACWFGHSSALVELDGYRVLADPVWSRRCSPSATVGPERMHEVPAPLESLAAVDAIVISHDHYDHLDMETIAGLARTQRAPFVVPLGIGAHLRKWGIPESRIVELDWFEGHTIGELTLICTPARHFSGRAFSRNTTLWASWVIIGPRHRAFFGGDTGYTKSFAQIGMDHGPFDLTLLPVGAYHPAWPDIHMNPEEAVRAHLDVAEADRGLLVPIHWATFRLAPHPWAEPVERLLRAADAEKVQLAVPKPGQRVATDAAPPLDPWWRF
- a CDS encoding serine hydrolase → MNALARVAVAGLLLVAGCGAEPPEPAPPASPTAQPDAPPPLVPAMPLPQNAVDNAVAKLDGIAQDLMKKSGIPGMAVAVVHAGKTVYAKGFGVRDVKTREKVDPDTVFQLASVSKSLAATVVAHQVGVNAVQWDTPIVSELPWFALSDPFTTRMVSVGDMMSHRSGLPDHAGDMLEDLGYDRRQVLDRLRQLPLDPFRISYAYTNFGFTAGAEAVAVNAGKPWEVLADEVLFDPLAMDATSYRFTDYEAATNRAVGHIHVDGRYEPSYVRDADAEAPAGGASSSVNDMTRWLAMVLADGTHDGRSIVDPKALLPALTPQIVSSPATEPAMRSGFYGFGFNVSASSAARMEISHSGAFQLGAGTNFVILPSADVAIVALTNATPSGVPEALTAEFADLVQFGEVREDWYGLYSGVFAKMDKPVGSLVGKQPPANAAPPAPLASYVGTYGNDYWGPARVTERGGRLRLALGSKLDVPLTHWSGNTFTFEFVNENAPPGTVSTAVFDSVDGNKLTLEYYDTFKKGTFVK
- a CDS encoding cation-translocating P-type ATPase, with amino-acid sequence MTTAPEVQAVGLTDAEVAQRIAEGKTNDVPTRAARSVSEIVRSNVFTRINAILGVLLVIVLSTGSVINGAFGLLIIANSGIGIIQELRAKRTLDKLAIVGQAKPLVRRQSGTKAVSPSDVVLDDIIELGPGDQIVVDGAVVEEANLEVDESLLTGEADPIAKDPGDQVMSGSFVVAGTGAYRATKVGREAYAAKLAEEASKFTLVDSELRSGINKILQFITYLLIPAGLLTIYTQLFTTEAGWRRSVLAMVGALVPMVPEGLVLMTSIAFAVGVIRLGRRQCLVNELPAIEGLARVDVVCADKTGTLTENGMRVSGLEKLDESDVGNILAQLAADDARPNASMQAIAEAYKMAPDWSAAAIAPFKSATKWSGASYGEHGNWVIGAPDVLLERGSPTADQAEQIGARGLRVLLLGASDLPVDHPDAPGRVTPAALVVLEQRIRPDARDTLDYFASQRVSIKVISGDNAVSVGAVAGSLGLHGECMDARNLPESTDELADELESHTTFGRVRPDQKRAMVHALQSRGHTVAMTGDGVNDVLALKDADIGVAMGSGSSATRAVAQIVLLDNKFATLPYVVGEGRRVIGNIERVSNLFLTKTVYSVLLAVLVGLAGLASRFFGTDPLLFPFQPIHVTIAAWFTIGIPAFILSLAPNNERAHRGFVRRVMTAALPSGMVIGIATFTTYLAAYQGREAAPEEQTQASTAALITLLVAAIWVLAVVARPYQWWRVGLVAVSGLAYVVIFSIPLAQELFMLDISNVKTTSIALVIGVVAAAAIEVIWWVQGMVLGERRRLWRAE
- a CDS encoding antitoxin, translating into MAFLDKVKNLLARNADKVDTAIDKAGDIVDQKTQGKYTQHVDKVQDAAKKYVDKSNPHNPQ
- a CDS encoding type II toxin-antitoxin system Rv0910 family toxin, producing MAKLSVSVDVPLPPEQAWACASDLPRYKEWLSIHRVWRSKPPETLEKGTTLESIVEVKGMPNRIRWTIVHYRPPDAMTLNGDGKGGVKVKLIGKVKPSEVEPAGSTVTFDVHLGGPALFGPIGMLVAGALRSDIQESLERFKTVFA
- a CDS encoding IS110 family transposase, with the protein product MIFVGDDWAEDHHDVYLMDETGQHLAARRLPEGLAGIRALHELIAAHAEEPNQVLVGIETDRGLWVSALAAAGYQVWAINPMAAARYRDRHHVSGAKSDAADAKLLADLVRTDRHNHRLIAGDSPQAEAIKVLARSHQSLIWARTRHANMLRSGLREYYPAALEAFDSLTDSDALAILGRAPTPDQGARLSVAKIGSALKASGRQRNIESRATEIQAVLRREHLTAPPAVTAAFGATTTAAVHVIAALNTQITDLETALADHFETHPDADIYRSLPGLGVVLGARVLGEFGDDPNRFTTAKCRKNYAGTSPLTIASGRKRAVLARHIRNKRLYDAVDQWAFCTLTRSVGARAYYDEHRANGDTHHQALRALGNRLVGILHGCLRHHTRYDEHKAWAHRQAAAA
- a CDS encoding type II toxin-antitoxin system Phd/YefM family antitoxin encodes the protein MATVTVRDLLDGGEELLRRVEHGESVVVTRDGTPVAELRPLRRPSVSPVELVRRRKNLPRVNPDAVRRDIDNAIDQSL
- a CDS encoding HNH endonuclease signature motif containing protein gives rise to the protein MFDDTSDAELITFMGEEAREESAAMGRRLALVAELYARRAREYEEAKFFFTDVPVAVAAEISPVQNISHARALGQVRVAKVLRERLPRVAEVFRRGWIDYRVVATIMSRTENVEPDVMAELDQALAAKAEKWMKLSGPKLVDRIDMFVTRFDPEAVRVPKRVENNRHIDVDPGAPGMAWLSGNLRATDGAALDNRLDALADTVCENDPRTKGQRRADACGPLARGEATLPCECGLDDCPATAERAAAETAVIHVLAELGTLDGTSDKPGYLKGFGVLPAESVRNLAKDATAKPVRLPGTEAKAEAGYRPSVALRDFLQWRDLTCRWPGCDKPVERCDVDHTTPWPLGKTHPSNAKHYCRTHHLVKTFFCGVGGWTDRQLPDGTIELIAPTGHLWRSEPHGAGMFPALGQSTGELEIPADIAPDKGADRSVMMPRRKQTREDDLRDRIKAERRQRAELIAEEERQRQAWLAANYEPPPF